From the genome of Colletotrichum destructivum chromosome 10, complete sequence, one region includes:
- a CDS encoding Putative zn(2)Cys(6) fungal-type DNA-binding domain, fungal transcription factor encodes MAGPGGGPPRRSHTKSRKGCDTCKRRHIRCDESFPQCRNCTKHKIRCPYNDMPIPEDRSATPDKPDLMWTPEVEAAISLWQQTGRFPFPNLNIYPAPNPQYLNVEDLRLIYHVASICDELAAFDANGFTLWTRQIPTIIKIGATNAYVMHALLAFSATHIAFLTDCPLVGNMAYEHRGVALKGLQEAIGTFNHETSDAVLAASLVLSWQATDWRSWTQLMQGTSSVIEAMDSWKHESQFGDFIAESCTFPTAPASPSPDHKPSQPRKEDLDAFNRTLQQLQKVESHLKHSKEDTKSIQQLTSFLKGARKVSPTLNVSQQFERLRPLRTWLFWLPVMYLKQTAGSPSALIIIAHYYTVALMMERLFPEIGAAYFGSLSIGPVEEIARRLLSINISGSLDGDLQTPLTLMEFPIDTVNEFRSRMGWIQPARTPSFPQFNPPNFYMSEPVPLPPVSDSYLYGQNPAFSYSTESLQMLNAESGPPSNVSPLVLSSPFVNSQYLNIPSPNYGGYSPASSTFEGSVAYSDNDEYGSYDGYDMSGMPTPMVGGPSNHFGVGFVSPTQPVWI; translated from the exons ATGGCCGGTCCTGGTGGTGGTCCTCCCCGCCGCAGCCACACCAAGTCCCGCAAGGGCTGTGATACCTGCAAGCGCCGCCACATCAGATGTGATGAGAGCTTCCCCCAATG CCGCAACTGTACTAAGCATAAGATCCGCTGTCCCTACAACGACATGCCCATTCCCGAGGACAGGTCAGCGACCCCTGACAAGCCCGATCTCATGTGGACtcccgaggtcgaggcggcAATCTCGCTGTGGCAACAGACGGGGCGCTTTCCTTTCCCCAACCTCAACATCTACCCGGCGCCGAATCCCCAGTACCTCAACGTCGAGGATCTCCGATTGATCTACCATGTGGCATCAATCTGCGATGAACTGGCCGCCTTTGATGCCAACGGCTTTACCCTCTGGACTCGTCAGATCCCGAC CATCATCAAGATTGGCGCTACGAACGCCTATGTCATGCATGCcctcttggccttctcggccacgCACATTGCCTTCCTCACCGACTGCCCCCTGGTCGGCAACATGGCATACGAGCACCGCGGCGTTGCCCTcaagggcctgcaggaggCTATTGGCACATTCAACCACGAGACATCGGACGCCGTCTTGGCTGCCTCCCTTGTCCTGTCGTGGCAAGCAACGGACTG GCGAAGCTGGACCCAGCTCATGCAAGGCACCTCCTCG GTCATCGAAGCCATGGACTCATGGAAGCACGAGTCCCAATTTGGCGACTTTATTGCCGAGAGCTGCACGTTCCCAACCGCTCCCGCGTCGCCCAGCCCGGACCACAAGCCGAGCCAGCCACGCAAGGAGGACCTGGACGCCTTCAACCGCAccctgcagcagctccaaAAGGTGGAATCACATCTCAAGCACAGCAAGGAGGACACCAAGTCGATTCAGCAATTGACCAGCTTTCTCAAGGGCGCCCGCAAGGTCAGCCCGACGCTCAACGTCTCTCAGCAGTTTGAGCGCCTGCGCCCTCTGCGCACCTGGCTGTTTTGGCTGCCCGTCATGTACCTCAAGCAGACGGCTGGTTCGCCGAGCGctctcatcatcatcgcccacTACTACACGGTGGCTCTGATGATGGAGCGTCTCTTCCCCGAGATCGGCGCCGCCTATTTTGGCAGCCTGTCCATCGgccccgtcgaggagatcgcccgccgcctcctaTCTATCAACATCTCGGGCAGCCTCGACGGTGACCTGCAGACGCCCCTGACGCTCATGGAGTTCCCCATCGACACGGTCAACGAGTTCCGCTCACGCATGGGCTGGATTCAGCCGGCGCGTACGCCCTCGTTCCCGCAGTTCAACCCGCCCAACTTTTACATGAGTGAGCccgtgccgctgccgccggtcAGCGACTCATATCTGTATGGCCAGAACCCGGCCTTCAGTTACAGCACCGAGTCCCTGCAGATGCTCAACGCTGAGTCGGGCCCGCCCAGCAACGTCTCGCCTCTTGTGCTGTCGTCACCCTTTGTCAACTCGCAGTACCTCAACATCCCCAGTCCCAACTACGGCGGCTACAGcccggcttcgtcgacctTTGAGGGCTCCGTCGCCTATAGCGACAACGATGAGTATGGCTCGTACGACGGCTACGACATGAGCGGCATGCCTACCCCCATGGTCGGCGGCCCAAGCAACCACTTTGGCGTCGGGTTCGTCTCTCCCACCCAGCCCGTGTGGATCTAG